The stretch of DNA CTGGTCGGCTTCGTCCTGGGCAAGGAGGCCCTCGGCGGGTTCCTCGCCGGGGCCACCCTGGTGGGCGTGTTCCTCGCGCTCATGATGGCGAACGCCGGGGGGGCCTGGGACAACGCCAAGAAGTTCATCGAGGAGGGGAACCTGGGCGGCAAGGGCTCGGACGCCCACCGGGCGGCCGTGGTCGGCGACACCGTGGGGGACCCCTTCAAGGACACCTCGGGGCCGTCGATGAACATCCTGATCAAGCTGATGTCGGTCGTGTCCCTGGTCTGCGCGCCGCTGTTTCGCTGAAACCAGGGCGGCGGTTTGCCAGCCCTGGGGGTACATGGTATATAGTTGTCGTTTATCCCCAGGGGAGCGATTCCGCGTGGCGGCAGGGGGGAGGGGAACTGCGTGACCAAGGTCATCATCGAGCCCGACGAGTCCTTCGAGAGCGCCCTCAAACGCTTCAAGAAGCAGTGCGAGAAGGCCGGGCTCCTGTCCGAATTCAAAAAGCGCCAGCACTACGAAAAACCCAGCGTCCGCAGGAAGCGGAAGGCGCTAGCAGCGCGCAAGAAGGCGAAGCGGCGCGAGCGGATGTCCGATTAGACACGCCAGCACTCCTGACTCGGGCGCCGGCACTCCCGTGAGTGTGGATGGGAGCGAATGAGGCGAGGGATGGAGGCAGGCCGAATCTGGGGGCGGGGCATCGAGTGGGACGCCGTTCGCGCCCTCTTGGCGCAGCAGGCGCACACCGCAATGGGCCGGGAGCGGGCGTTGACGGTCGAGCCGCTCGTTGATCTCCCGGCGATCCAATCAGCAATCGAAGCGACGCGGCAGGCGCGCCTGGCGCTCGCCGAGGCGGGCGCCCCTGCATTGGACACCTTCCCCGACATCCGTCCCATCCTGGAGCGCTGTCGCATCACCGGCAGCGTCCTGGACGGCACCGAGCTGGCGCTCCTCGTCCCCGCGCTCGACGCGGGCCCCCGGCTCGTCGCCTACGGGCGCGGCATCCGGCCCCTGGCGCCGGCGATCGCGACGCTGGCGGAGACCCTGCCCCGGGTCGCTGACCTGAGCGAAGCCCTCCGCCGCGCGCTGGCCGAGGACGGATCGGTGACCGACGACGCCAGCCCGCGCCTGCGGCACCTCCGCCGCGAGGTCCGCGAGCGGCGGCGGCGCATCGTGGCCGACCTGGAGCGGGCGTTCCAGGGCAGCGACGCCGACCGCCTCTTCGCCGACCGCTACGTCACCATGCGCCATGGCCGGTACGTCCTGCCCGTGCGCGCCGAGGCCCGCACGCGGGTGCGGGGCATCGTCCACGACCGCTCGCAGAGCGGTCAGACGCTGTTCGTCGAGCCCGCCGAGGCGGTGGAGGCCAATAACGATCTCGTGCAGCTCGCGCGCGAGGAAGAGGCAGAGACGGCGCGGATCCTGGCCGAGCTGACCGACGCGATCCGCGCGCGCCTGGCCGACCTCGACGTGCTGGTGGACGCCGTCGGGGAGCTCGACTGGATCTTCGCCCGCGCCCACCTGGCCGAACGGATGGCCGCGAGCGCTCCCGTCGTCGATTCCGAGCGGCGCGTGGCGTTGCGAGGCGCGCGCCACCCGCTGCTGCTGGCCCAGAGCTGGGACAGGCCCGAGCGGCCCGTCGTTCCCGTCGACCTGGACCTGACCGCCGACCGGCCCGCCGTCGTCATCACCGGCCCCAACGCCGGCGGCAAGACCATCGCCCTCAAGACCCTGGCGCTGCACGCCCTCATGGCCCAGTGCGGCTGCCATCTCCCTGCCGAGGAAGGCTCGCGGCTGCCGGTCTTCACCCGCGTCCACGCCATCATCGGCGACGACCAGAGCGTCGCCGAGAACCTCTCCACCTTCTCGGCCTTCGTCAAGCAGGTGCGCGAGATTCTCGACGAGGCCGACGACCGGTCGCTGGTGCTCCTCGACGAACTGGGGGCCGGGACCGATCCCGACGAGGGGGCGGCGCTGGCGCAGGCCATCGTCGAGGCGCTGGCCGAGCGGGGCGCGCTGGTCATGGCGACCACGCACCTCGAGCCCCTCAAGGCCTTCGCGAGCACACATCCCCGCGCCCGCAACGCCTCCGTCGAGTTCGACACGGCGACGCTGGCGCCGACGTACCGACTCCGCTACGACCGCCCCGGTCAGAGCCTGGCCCTCACCATCGCGGCCCACCTGGGGTTGGCCCCCGATCTCATCGCCCGGGCCCAGGAGCACCGCGCCGAGCACGCCGCCCGGCTCAGCGAGTTGCTCGCCCGGCTCGACGAGCACACCCGCTCCGAGGCGGAACGGGTACGCGCCATCGAGGGCCGGGAGCAGGAGGCGGCGGCGCGCCTGGCCGCCGCCCGCGAAGCCGAGGGGGCCGCGCAACGTCAGTCGCAGGATCTCATCGCGCGCGCCCGGGCGGAGGCGATCCAGCTGCTCGCCGACATCCGGCGCGCCGTCGCCGCCGAGTGGGAGCGGCTCAAGCGCTCCGAGCGGACGCGGCGCGACCTCGAGCAGAGCCGCCAGCGGATCAGCCAGGCGGCTGCGCGCATCGCGCCACACGTGAGCCCGGCCGCCGGCGTCACCGAGGCGCTGGCGCCGGGGGCGACCGTCACGGCCGAGCACCTCGGCCTGCGCGGGGAGCTCATCGCCATCGCCGGCGAGACGGCCACCGTGCGCGCCGGCATGGTGACCCTGCGGGTGCCCCTGGGTGCCCTCCGCCCGGCGCAGGCTCCCGCCCCGGACGCCGATCGCGCGGCGGGCGCCTCCATCGCCGCCATCCGGGGGACGATCCGGCTGCCCCAGAAGACGGGCGTGGGGTCCGAGCTGCACCTGCTGGGGCGCACCACCGACGAGGCGCGCGATCTGGTGGAGCAGTATCTCGACGACGCGTTCATGGCGGGGCTGCCGACGGTCCGCCTCATCCACGGTAAGGGCACCGGCGCGCTGAGGAAGACGGTCCGCGATCTCCTCGCGGGCCACCCCCTGGTCGAGTCCTATCGCGACGGGGAGCCGTCTGAGGGCGGTGCGGGGGCCACCGTCGCCGCGCTCAAGGTGGGCGCTTGACGACCACCGGCTGGGAGATGGGTTGATGGCTGGCTACTCGCCCACGCTGCTCGACGACATCCGCGCCAGCGTCGATCTCGTCGACCTCATCGGCCGGTTCGTGAATCTCAGGAAGGCGGGGACCAACTGGAAGGGGCTGTGCCCGTTCCACGCCGAGAAGACGCCCTCGTTCATGGTCAACCCGAGGAAGGGCATCTTCCACTGCTTCGGCTGCGGCGTGGGCGGCGACGCCTTTAGCTTCCTCATGCGTCAGGACCGGCTCTCGTTCCCCGAGGCCGTACGCGCGCTGGCGAAGACCGCGGGCGTGGCGCTGCCCGAAGAGCGCGCCACCTCGCCCGCGGACTCCGGGCGGGAAGAGCTGTTCAAGATCGTGGAGCTGGCGGCACGATTCTACGCGGACGCCCTGGGGAAGCCCGGCGGCGAGCGCGCCCGGGACTACCTCGCCAAGCGCGGCATCGACCCCGAGGTCGCCCGGCGCTTCGGGCTCGGCTATGCGCCGGAGGGCTGGGATGCGCTGCTCGCCTTCATGCGCGCCGAGCGCGTCGCCGCCGAGGGGCTGGAGACGGCGGGCCTGGTGCTGTCCCGGCCGGGGGGCGGCAGCTTCTACGACCGCTTCCGGGGGCGCTTGATCTTCGCCATCCGCGACGTCCAGGGTCGCGTCGTCGCGTTCGGCGGCCGCGCCTTCGGCGATGAGCAGCCCAAGTACCTCAACTCCCCGGAGACGCCCATCTACACGAAAGGCAACCTCCTCTACGCCATCGATCTGGCGCGGGGGACGATGCGTGAGCGCAACCGCGCGCTCCTCGTCGAGGGGTACGTCGACTGCCTGATGGCGCACCAGCACGGCTTCACCGAGACCGTCGCCGCTCTGGGCACGGCGTTCACCCCCGCTCAGCTCGGCACTCTGCGGCGGTACTGCGAGGAGGTCGTGACCTTCTTCGACGCCGACGCGGCCGGCCAGAAGGCGGCGGAGCGCGCCGCCGAGCTGCTGGAGCCGAGCGGCGACGGCCTGGCTTGGTCGGTGAACCGCACGGGCGTGTTCGAGACGGGCGCTCCCTTCCGGTTGAAGGTCGCCCTCCTGCCGCCGGGCCACGACCCCGACACCTTCCTGCGCGAGCACGGCGCCGCCGCCCTGACCGCGCGGATCGAAGCCGCGCGGAGCCTGCTCGGCTACGCGCTCGATCGCGCCATCGCCGATCCCGACGGGACCACCGGGGCGCGGGCCCGCGCGACGGCGTTCGCCCGCGTCGCCCTGATGCTGGCCAAGGTGGGCGACGCGGAGGAAGCCGTGACGCTCTCGCGCGAGGCCGCCGCCAAGCTGCGCGTGGACCCGACCCAGCTCTGGATCGAGGCCCAGCGGCTACAGTCCGCCCTGCGCAAGCCGGGCCCGACCCCGCGGCCCGCGCCCACGTCGGCCGGGCGCGCCGAGGATCGCGCCCTCGTCCGCCTCCTGCTGCACCACGACGCGGCGCGCCCGGCGTTGCTGTCGCTGATCGAGGAGAGCGAGCTGGGCGGCGAGGCGCTGCGCGCCATCGTCGCCGCGCTCAAGGCCCGCCCCGACGTGCCCGCCGAAAGCCTCACGACCGACCTCGACGACGCGGCCCGTAGCCTGCTGGCTGCGCTCCTCGTCGAGGAGGACGCGCATGCCGGGAGCGATCTCCAGGCGAGCATCGCCGATTTCCGGCGGCGCCTCGAGCTGGCCCAACGCCTCCGGCGCATTCGCGAGGTCAGTCGGCGCATCGCCGAGGCGCAGTCCGCCGACGCCGGGCAACCCCCGCTCGTCGAGGACCTCCGCCTGCTCGACCGCGAGGGGCGCGAGGTGCACGCCAGCACGCTCGGCGTCGCCCCGCCGCACCACCCGGGACCCGAGGGTCCCCAAGGAGCTCAGACGCATGAGTGAAGAACCAAAGATCGAGGAGCTCGACCGCCTCATCTCGATGGGTAAGCAGAAGGGCTTCCTCACCTACGACGAGGTGAACGACGCCCTTCCGTCGGACATCGTGTCGCTCGACCAGCTCGACGACATCATGATGATGTTCGGCGCGATGGACATCGAGGTGGTCGATTCCGCCAAGGCGGCGCGCCTGCCCTCCGAGGTCCAGCGCGGGGTTCCGGCTGAGGAGCCGGACGAGGAGGGGCCCGAGCCGATCGACCTCACACCCGGCCCGGTCGGCCGGACCGAGGACCCCGTCCGGCTCTACCTGCGCGAGATGGGCCGCGTCGCGCTGCTCACGCGCGAGGGCGAGATCGCGCTGGCTAAGCGCATCGAGGAAGGCAAGAACCAGATCGCCAACGCGATCCTCAGCACCAATCTGGCGCTCGAGCGGTTCCGCGAGCTGCGCGAGCACCTCCGCCGGGCCGACGTCTCCGTCAAGGAGGTCGTCGACGTCAACGAAGAGGAGTTCACCGAAGAGAAAGAGCTGGAGCTGACGCGCCAGGTGATCAACGCCTTCGGCGGGGTCGATCGGCTCCTCCGCGAGCGCGACAAGCTGGTGGAGCAGGCCAAGAAGCTGCGGGCCAAGTCGCCCGGCAAGAAGACGGCCAAAGGCCGGGAGCCGGCCTGGAAGAAGCTGGAGGGCCGGGCGCAAGGGCTGCAGCGCCGGGTTCTGGAGAAGCTCCGCACGCTGAACATCGGCAACCAGATCATCGACCGCGAGGACCCCGATCCCGCGCGCCGGGGGCTCGTGCAGCGGCTGCGCGACCTGGTCGAAGACATCGAGCGGGCCGAGCGGGTGATCGATCTGTGGACCAACGGGAACAGCAAGTCGAAGGAGGAGCGGCAGAACCTACTGTTTGTCTCGTTCCGCGAGCCGGCCACCAACGGCGCCAACAGCGATCTCCACCTGAAGGCCGCCAAGAAGTTCCCCACCCTCAAGCAGCAGCAGATCTGGGTCGCTCAGCAGGAGATCAAGGCCGCCGAGGCGCGCGCCAACGCCAGGGCCGACGAGATCAAGCGCGTCATGGCCATCATCAAGCAAGGTCAGCAGAAGGCCGCTCAGGCCAAGAAGGAGATGGTGGAGGCCAACCTCAGGTTGGTCATCTCGATCGCCAAGAAGTACACGAACCGTGGCCTGCAGTTCCTCGACCTGATCCAGGAGGGCAACATCGGCCTCATGAAGGCCGTGGACAAGTTCGAGTACCGCCGGGGCTACAAGTTCTCGACCTACGCGACCTGGTGGATCCGCCAGGCAATCACCCGCGCCATCGCCGATCAGGCGCGCACGATCCGCATCCCCGTGCACATGATCGAGACCATCAACAAGCTCATCCGGACGTCCCGCCAGCTCGTCCAGGAACTGGGGCGCGAGCCGACCCCCGAGGAGATTGCGACGAAGATGGAGGTCCCCGTCGACAAGGTGCGCAAGGTCCTCAAGATCGCGCAGGAGCCCATCTCCCTGGAGACGCCCATCGGCGAGGAGGAGGACAGCCACCTGGGCGACTTCATCGAGGACAAGCAGGTGGTCTCGCCGGTCGAGTCGATCATCAGCCTCAGCCTCCGCGAGCAGACCAACAAGGTCCTGAACACGCTCACGCCGCGCGAGGAGAAGGTCCTCCGGCTGCGGTTCGGGCTCTCGGACGGCTGCGAGCACACGCTGGAGGAGGTCGGCCAGGACTTCGCCGTCACCCGCGAGCGCATCCGCCAGATCGAGGCCAAGGCCCTTCGCAAGCTGCGGCATCCCTCGCGGTCGAAAAAACTCCGGAGCTTCCTGGAGTCGTGATGTACATTGAGCGATCTCGAGGAACTTCTCGGGCCCATAGCTCAACGCTAGAGCAACCGGTTCATACCCGGTCGGTTCCTGGTTCGAGTCCAGGTGGGCCCACCATTGGAGCGAGGGCCGCGAGCCCGAGTCGAATCGTGGGTGGTTTGGCCCACGCGAGCGCCGCCTGCCCGCGTCGAGTCGCAGGTGGCCTGGCCCCGGCGCCGGTGGCATCGCTCCTCAGTCATGTCATGGAGACGACGTGTCCGAGCTGCAGACGCTGATCCACCTCCAGGAATACGACGCCCGCATCGCGGGCCTCGAAGCCGAAGTGGCCCGTCTCCCCAAGCAGATCGAAGCGCTCCAGGCCTCGCTGGTCGAAGCCAAGAAGGCGGTGGACGCCATCAAGGCACGGCTGGACACCACCAGGAAGGAGCTGCGGGCGAAGGAAAAGGACCTCGACGACATCGGCGTCAAGCGCGCGAAGTCGGAGGCGCGGCTCTACGAGGTGAAGACCAATACCGAGTACTCCGCCGTCCTGGCCGAGATCGAGAACATCAAGGCCCTGAAGGCGCGGACCGAGGAGGAGATCCTGGCGCTGATGGAGCGGCAGGAGAGCCTCGCCCTCGAGATCCGCGAGGCGGAGGCCCGCCACCGGACGCGCGAGGAGCAAGCGCGGCGTGACGAAGCGGTCATCCGCCAGAAGCTGGCGGCCGCCGAGCAGGAGCTGGAAGGCGTGCGGGGGGAGCGGGCCTCGCTGGCACGCGAACTGCCGCGCGGCGTGCTGGGCGACTACGAGCGCATCCTCAAGGCGCGCGGCGGCCTGGCCATCGCCGCCGTGACGAGCGCCGCCGTGTGCGGTGGCTGTCGCGTCGGCATCCGGCCGCAGGCGGTCCAGGAGCTGCGGGCGGCGCAGGATCTCCTCCACTGCGAGAGCTGCGGCCGCTTCCTCTTCTGGCAGGAATCTGCCTGATGATCCTCGGAGGGGGGCTTCGCCCCCCATCCCCTTTGGAGGGGCCCGACGGCCCCCTCCAAGATCCCTAGTCAGAGGGGGCCTCGCCGAACCTCCCCAAGCGTGGCGCGGGCGACGCCTGCGTCCGAAACGTCCTCTCCGCGCGGGAGCCTGCCGTCCTTGGAGGGCGAGGTCGTCGTCTACACCGACGGCGCGTGCGCCGGCAACCCCGGCCCCGGGGGCTGGGCGGCCGTCATCACCGACGGCGACGAGGAGCGCATCGTCTCGGGCGCCGAGCCCGCCACGACCAACCAGCGCATGGAGCTCACCGCCGCCATCGAGGGGCTCGCCGCGATTCCCGGCCGCCGGCGCGTGCGCCTGCACACCGACAGCGCCTACCTCGTCAACTGCTTCCGCGACCGCTGGTGGGAACGCTGGGAGCGGAACGGCTGGATCGGTGCCGACAAGAAACCCGTCGTCAACCGCGATCTCTGGGAGCGCCTGCTCGCGCAGACCCGACGCCACGACGTCGTCTGGGTGAAAGTGGCCGGTCACAGCGGCGACGCGCTGAACGACCGCGTCGACCGCCTGGCGCGCCAGGCCATTGCCTCTCTCACGAAGTCCACATCCTGACCCGGCTCGACCGGGCGGCCCGGCTCGCCATCAGGGCGTGCCGGCGCGTATACTGAGGCTCGCGCCAGAGAAGGCCGGATGGTCGCCGGTCGCGGTGACGCGACGGGAGGAAAGTCCGGGCTCCGCAGGGCAGGGTGCTGGGTAACGCCCAGGGGGGGGAACCCCACGGACAGTGCCACAGAAAGCAGACCGCCGGTCCTTCAGCTACCGAGAGGTGGGGACCGGTAAGGGTGAAACGGTGAGGTAAGAGCTCACCAGCGGCGCGGGTGACCGCGCCGGCTCGGCAAACCCCACCCGGAGCAAGGCCGAATAGGAGAGCAATCGGGTGGCCCGCCCGCGCTCTCGGGTCAGGCCGCTGGAGGCGTCGGGCAACCGGCGCCCTAGAGAAATGACCGTCGCCCTGGGCCGGGAAACCGCTCAGGGCACAGAACCCGGCTTACAGGCCTTCTCTGGCGCTTCTTCTTCCTTCGTCAAGCGGATCTGGGATTCAGACCTCCCATCGCCGTCCGTGATCCTGCCCTCTCAACCCCCTCTTCTCGGTGGCTGGAGCCTCTTCGCCAGTCGGTGGCATGGCGACGAGTACGCGGCACGGCAGGCCGGTCCGCAGCGGGAGCAGCGCGACAAGGTCGTGGACGTCGCAAAGGACGCCGGGATTGGGGCCGTGGGCGGCACCGCAGTCGGCGCGCTGGGCGGCGCGATCGCTGGAGGTGAGAAGGGTGCCGGCAAGGGCGCCGCGATCGGCGGCATCCTCGGCGCGGGCGGTGGAACCCTCTATGGCATCGATGAGAATCGCAAGCAGAACGAGCAGTACCGCACGGCGTACGCGAGTTGCCTGCGCACGCGTGGCTACGCGAGCCAGTGAGACACGCGCGTGAGGACCAGGCCGTCGGGCGGAGCCGGCTGTCGCCGTGATACCTGACGGGAGCCTCTGCCCACGCCTGCCCCGCTGAGGACGCGAGCGGCTATCGGCAGCGAAACAGCGCTCGCGCGCGGTCTCGAAGGCTACGAAGTAGCGACCGCATGGGGGCCTCGCGAAACCGCTGCGACAACGCCGCCTCGCGCTGGACCCCCAGCGAGCCAATGAAGTCCAGGATGGCCCGGTTGACTCGCTCGGGGGCCTCCAGAAGGACCATGTGTCCGGTCCGCTCGATGATGTCGAGCCGGGATCGTCGGATCAACTCATGCAGGCGCTCAGAGAGCACGGGAGGAGTGACCTTGTCTCGGCTCCCGCACATGATGAGGGCGGGAACATCGAGTCCGCTCGCCTGCTCCGTCAAGTCCATGGCTTTCGCAGCCTGCAGGTCCTTCAGGATAGTCTCCGCTCGGCAGGCGACGAGCTCTTGCATCCCCAGCCGAACCGCCAGGTCCGACGCCCCCGGCGCGAACAGCATCTTCTTCGCCATCATGAAGAAGAGGATCTTTCGGAGCGGCCCCGGCAGATAGGAAAGCATGTTTTCTGTCCAGCTATTGGTCCGGGAAAGCTTCGCGCAGCTCGAGAGGAGGATAAGGCCTCTGACCGCGTGTGCTCGCCGGGCGGCAAACGCCAGGGCGACTGCGCCACCCAATGAGTGCCCGGCGACGAAAACGGGACCCGTGCCGAGCACGGCCAGGAACTCGGCGACGACATCGGCGTACGCCTCGACGCTCGAGTCCGCGATCGGATCAGACTCGCCATGTCCAGGCAGGTCCAGAGCCAGGACCCGCAGCGTTCTCGCCAAGCCCCGGAGCTGCTCTGTCCAGTAGCGCGCACTCACTCCGGATCCATGAATCAGAAGTATCGGTTCTTCTGCCGTCGGATCCGCCACCGTCAGATAGGATACCTGGCGCCCGTCCACTCGGACGGAACGGCGGACGATCTGCGTCCTGGTTTCCTCGATCCTGATCACTTTTTGCTCGCGATGCAGTCACGCCGCTCGTCGCTTTCGGTGCGGCGGGACCGCTCGAGCCACCACCGCAATCCGTATGCCAGACCTCGAGAGACGGTGTTACGAGGAGTTAGGCCAACGCCGCGATCCGTCCCGTGTCAAGGAGGCGACGCTGTCGCCAATATTGCTGCGTCCGATTGCGTCCGGGGTCCGGAAAAATCTATGATTCGCGACCGGCTCTCCTTATGCTCTGGGGGGAGGCTGGCGAGTTAGCGGTGGCTGCCCACGTCATCGACGACATTCCGAAGGCCGTCTTGGCGGCCCTCGCCGGCCTGCTCGCGGTGCTCGCCCTCTGGGCACCATTCGATCACCGTTCGAGGGCCGCGGCCCACGTGCGGAGGGCTCTCTCGGGCCGCGCGCGCTACCTCGTCCCAGCGCTCGTGCCCGCCGCGATGTTCGCGGCTGTGGCCGAAGATGTCCTCCTGGTCGAGGACCAGGAAATGATCCTTCGACTCGACCATAAGGTCTACGAGGCAGTGGCCACCATCGGCTCCGATCCGACAATCCACACCATCGCATCGGCCCTGAGCCGTGCAACTGGCGAAGGCCTGGTCGTCGCTGTCAGCGCGGCAGCGCTGGCGCTCCTCATAGCCAAGCGTTATCGCGACATCCTGGTCTTCGTCCTCGGGACCGGGGGAGGCTGGTTCTTCAGCGGGCTCCTCAAAGTTATGTTCGGCATCCCGCGCCCGCGAGCGCATGCTCCGTGGTCGCTGAGCAGCTACGGGTTCCCCAGTGGGCATGCCTTCG from Candidatus Methylomirabilota bacterium encodes:
- a CDS encoding endonuclease MutS2 gives rise to the protein MEAGRIWGRGIEWDAVRALLAQQAHTAMGRERALTVEPLVDLPAIQSAIEATRQARLALAEAGAPALDTFPDIRPILERCRITGSVLDGTELALLVPALDAGPRLVAYGRGIRPLAPAIATLAETLPRVADLSEALRRALAEDGSVTDDASPRLRHLRREVRERRRRIVADLERAFQGSDADRLFADRYVTMRHGRYVLPVRAEARTRVRGIVHDRSQSGQTLFVEPAEAVEANNDLVQLAREEEAETARILAELTDAIRARLADLDVLVDAVGELDWIFARAHLAERMAASAPVVDSERRVALRGARHPLLLAQSWDRPERPVVPVDLDLTADRPAVVITGPNAGGKTIALKTLALHALMAQCGCHLPAEEGSRLPVFTRVHAIIGDDQSVAENLSTFSAFVKQVREILDEADDRSLVLLDELGAGTDPDEGAALAQAIVEALAERGALVMATTHLEPLKAFASTHPRARNASVEFDTATLAPTYRLRYDRPGQSLALTIAAHLGLAPDLIARAQEHRAEHAARLSELLARLDEHTRSEAERVRAIEGREQEAAARLAAAREAEGAAQRQSQDLIARARAEAIQLLADIRRAVAAEWERLKRSERTRRDLEQSRQRISQAAARIAPHVSPAAGVTEALAPGATVTAEHLGLRGELIAIAGETATVRAGMVTLRVPLGALRPAQAPAPDADRAAGASIAAIRGTIRLPQKTGVGSELHLLGRTTDEARDLVEQYLDDAFMAGLPTVRLIHGKGTGALRKTVRDLLAGHPLVESYRDGEPSEGGAGATVAALKVGA
- a CDS encoding alpha/beta fold hydrolase, yielding MIRIEETRTQIVRRSVRVDGRQVSYLTVADPTAEEPILLIHGSGVSARYWTEQLRGLARTLRVLALDLPGHGESDPIADSSVEAYADVVAEFLAVLGTGPVFVAGHSLGGAVALAFAARRAHAVRGLILLSSCAKLSRTNSWTENMLSYLPGPLRKILFFMMAKKMLFAPGASDLAVRLGMQELVACRAETILKDLQAAKAMDLTEQASGLDVPALIMCGSRDKVTPPVLSERLHELIRRSRLDIIERTGHMVLLEAPERVNRAILDFIGSLGVQREAALSQRFREAPMRSLLRSLRDRARALFRCR
- the rpsU gene encoding 30S ribosomal protein S21, whose product is MTKVIIEPDESFESALKRFKKQCEKAGLLSEFKKRQHYEKPSVRRKRKALAARKKAKRRERMSD
- a CDS encoding sodium/proton-translocating pyrophosphatase, with the translated sequence LVGFVLGKEALGGFLAGATLVGVFLALMMANAGGAWDNAKKFIEEGNLGGKGSDAHRAAVVGDTVGDPFKDTSGPSMNILIKLMSVVSLVCAPLFR
- a CDS encoding C4-type zinc ribbon domain-containing protein encodes the protein MSELQTLIHLQEYDARIAGLEAEVARLPKQIEALQASLVEAKKAVDAIKARLDTTRKELRAKEKDLDDIGVKRAKSEARLYEVKTNTEYSAVLAEIENIKALKARTEEEILALMERQESLALEIREAEARHRTREEQARRDEAVIRQKLAAAEQELEGVRGERASLARELPRGVLGDYERILKARGGLAIAAVTSAAVCGGCRVGIRPQAVQELRAAQDLLHCESCGRFLFWQESA
- the rnhA gene encoding ribonuclease HI gives rise to the protein MEGEVVVYTDGACAGNPGPGGWAAVITDGDEERIVSGAEPATTNQRMELTAAIEGLAAIPGRRRVRLHTDSAYLVNCFRDRWWERWERNGWIGADKKPVVNRDLWERLLAQTRRHDVVWVKVAGHSGDALNDRVDRLARQAIASLTKSTS
- the dnaG gene encoding DNA primase; amino-acid sequence: MAGYSPTLLDDIRASVDLVDLIGRFVNLRKAGTNWKGLCPFHAEKTPSFMVNPRKGIFHCFGCGVGGDAFSFLMRQDRLSFPEAVRALAKTAGVALPEERATSPADSGREELFKIVELAARFYADALGKPGGERARDYLAKRGIDPEVARRFGLGYAPEGWDALLAFMRAERVAAEGLETAGLVLSRPGGGSFYDRFRGRLIFAIRDVQGRVVAFGGRAFGDEQPKYLNSPETPIYTKGNLLYAIDLARGTMRERNRALLVEGYVDCLMAHQHGFTETVAALGTAFTPAQLGTLRRYCEEVVTFFDADAAGQKAAERAAELLEPSGDGLAWSVNRTGVFETGAPFRLKVALLPPGHDPDTFLREHGAAALTARIEAARSLLGYALDRAIADPDGTTGARARATAFARVALMLAKVGDAEEAVTLSREAAAKLRVDPTQLWIEAQRLQSALRKPGPTPRPAPTSAGRAEDRALVRLLLHHDAARPALLSLIEESELGGEALRAIVAALKARPDVPAESLTTDLDDAARSLLAALLVEEDAHAGSDLQASIADFRRRLELAQRLRRIREVSRRIAEAQSADAGQPPLVEDLRLLDREGREVHASTLGVAPPHHPGPEGPQGAQTHE
- a CDS encoding phosphatase PAP2 family protein; the protein is MAAHVIDDIPKAVLAALAGLLAVLALWAPFDHRSRAAAHVRRALSGRARYLVPALVPAAMFAAVAEDVLLVEDQEMILRLDHKVYEAVATIGSDPTIHTIASALSRATGEGLVVAVSAAALALLIAKRYRDILVFVLGTGGGWFFSGLLKVMFGIPRPRAHAPWSLSSYGFPSGHAFVALVACGLLAWLLGRRVTRLRRLSLYAGALLVAALAGSARVVLNAHWLSDVVGGLALGAVWVNLVVLVVESHPRGAFSDSSHPIT
- the rpoD gene encoding RNA polymerase sigma factor RpoD, giving the protein MSEEPKIEELDRLISMGKQKGFLTYDEVNDALPSDIVSLDQLDDIMMMFGAMDIEVVDSAKAARLPSEVQRGVPAEEPDEEGPEPIDLTPGPVGRTEDPVRLYLREMGRVALLTREGEIALAKRIEEGKNQIANAILSTNLALERFRELREHLRRADVSVKEVVDVNEEEFTEEKELELTRQVINAFGGVDRLLRERDKLVEQAKKLRAKSPGKKTAKGREPAWKKLEGRAQGLQRRVLEKLRTLNIGNQIIDREDPDPARRGLVQRLRDLVEDIERAERVIDLWTNGNSKSKEERQNLLFVSFREPATNGANSDLHLKAAKKFPTLKQQQIWVAQQEIKAAEARANARADEIKRVMAIIKQGQQKAAQAKKEMVEANLRLVISIAKKYTNRGLQFLDLIQEGNIGLMKAVDKFEYRRGYKFSTYATWWIRQAITRAIADQARTIRIPVHMIETINKLIRTSRQLVQELGREPTPEEIATKMEVPVDKVRKVLKIAQEPISLETPIGEEEDSHLGDFIEDKQVVSPVESIISLSLREQTNKVLNTLTPREEKVLRLRFGLSDGCEHTLEEVGQDFAVTRERIRQIEAKALRKLRHPSRSKKLRSFLES